The following is a genomic window from Aeromonas sp. FDAARGOS 1405.
TCAAGTCCAGCATAAACCAACCATAGTTTTTTCAGATGATAACCAGCGGAAAACAATATTTATCATTTATAGATGCAGTGACTATAGTGATTGGGTTCCGTGCTGGCCAGCCACCTGTTTGCTCAAACCGACTCTTGAATCAGAAGGAAAGACCCATGTCCAAATCTCTCGTCGTGATCACCGGTGCCTCCGCCGGGATCGGTGCCGCCATCGCCCGTGCCTTCTCTGCCGCCGGTCATCCGCTGCTACTGCTGGCCCGCCGGGTCGAGCCGATGCAGGCACTGAACCTGCCCGATACCCTCTGCATCGGGGTCGATGTGACCGACACCGCCGCCATGAAGGCCGCCGTCCAGCAGGCAGAAGCCAAATTTGGCCCGGTCGGCTGCATGGTCAACAACGCCGGAGTCATGCTGCTGGGTCAGGCCGATGTGCAGGATCCCGCCGAGTGGCAGCAGATGCTCAACATCAACGTGATGGGGGTGCTGAACGGCGTCCACGCAGTGCTGGCAGGTATGAAGGAGCGCCGCAGCGGTACCATCATCAACATCAGCTCCATCGCCGGTCGCAAGACCTTCCCGAACCATGCTGCCTACTGCGCCACCAAGTTCGCCGTGCACGCCCTGACCGAGAACATCCGGGAAGAGGTAGCCGATGTCGGCGTG
Proteins encoded in this region:
- a CDS encoding SDR family oxidoreductase, producing the protein MSKSLVVITGASAGIGAAIARAFSAAGHPLLLLARRVEPMQALNLPDTLCIGVDVTDTAAMKAAVQQAEAKFGPVGCMVNNAGVMLLGQADVQDPAEWQQMLNINVMGVLNGVHAVLAGMKERRSGTIINISSIAGRKTFPNHAAYCATKFAVHALTENIREEVADVGVRMVTIAPGAVETELLSHTTDESIKAGYHDWKDQMGGVIAPEVIANAVLYAWNQPANVCVREIVLAATRQQP